A region from the Aquimarina sp. ERC-38 genome encodes:
- a CDS encoding fibronectin type III domain-containing protein, which produces MFLKLKLLILILFGWSTTYASHDKYRLLLRDDPATTITIGWNQVSGNDAMIYYDTTDHGTDYQSYRFTKSADRSITFKGMNNRFVRLTNLLPDTAYYFVIVDNQQTSRRLWFKTCTSDRSRLSFIAGGDSRNNREPRKNANLMVSKLKPNAILFGGDMTDDDTDDQWQKWFDDWQLTIADDGRMFPLVAARGNHEESNESIYHLFDTPNIGIYYALTFGDNVVRTYTLNTEISIYGDQTDWLTQDLENSQNTIWRIAQYHKPIRPHLSYKPEGNAQYNNWAQLFYDQKVQLVVECDSHLVKSTWPIKPSSNSGNDQGFVRDNQKGTVYIGEGCWGAPLKNNDDTKSWTRNSDSFNQFKWIFIDENKMEARTIKIDNATQVIPVSNDDRFAIPANLDIWKPSNGSVVTILNSNNTRNDPDLISTVVVVSYGEDDVEEDKNGKILKESDELELIYNDQNNAGVQKIGLRFRSVSIPQNALISEAYLQFTADDSESEATTLVIGMEDTADALPFTDQENVSSRNQINEVVTWFPKEWIANQAGLAQQSPDIKNLIQKIVAKKAWKEGNSMVVTIDGKGNSLRSPTSRRTAESFEAGVTKAAKLIVSYKINTLNISSSEIMATNLVVSPNPFDEDIEISGLFQRFKAQERYHLAIYSINGKEVYSDSFFIKNDNTISRLKIKPNITNTGMYFINIKDNQGTIVFTEKVFKQ; this is translated from the coding sequence ATGTTTTTAAAATTGAAATTGTTAATCTTAATCTTATTTGGTTGGAGTACTACCTATGCTTCTCATGACAAATACAGATTATTATTAAGGGATGATCCAGCTACGACCATAACTATTGGTTGGAATCAGGTATCCGGAAATGATGCAATGATATATTACGATACTACAGATCATGGTACGGATTATCAAAGTTATCGGTTCACTAAAAGTGCGGATCGAAGTATTACTTTTAAAGGGATGAACAATCGTTTTGTACGTCTAACTAACTTATTACCGGATACCGCCTATTATTTTGTAATCGTAGATAATCAGCAAACCAGTCGACGTTTATGGTTTAAAACATGCACTAGTGACCGTTCAAGGCTGTCTTTCATTGCCGGAGGTGATTCCAGAAACAATCGAGAACCTCGAAAAAATGCTAATCTAATGGTTTCCAAACTTAAACCAAACGCCATACTTTTCGGTGGAGATATGACCGATGATGATACTGATGATCAATGGCAAAAGTGGTTTGACGATTGGCAACTAACTATTGCGGATGATGGTAGAATGTTCCCGTTAGTTGCCGCCCGAGGAAATCATGAAGAAAGTAATGAAAGTATTTATCATTTATTCGATACTCCAAATATCGGTATTTATTATGCCTTAACCTTTGGTGATAACGTAGTAAGAACATATACACTTAATACGGAAATATCTATATATGGCGATCAGACAGACTGGTTAACGCAGGATCTGGAAAATAGTCAAAATACCATCTGGCGTATTGCTCAATACCACAAACCCATCCGGCCCCATTTGTCATATAAACCTGAGGGTAATGCTCAATATAACAACTGGGCACAATTGTTCTATGACCAAAAAGTGCAACTTGTAGTTGAATGTGATTCGCACCTGGTTAAATCTACCTGGCCTATAAAACCATCTTCAAACTCAGGAAATGATCAAGGATTCGTTCGCGATAATCAAAAAGGTACGGTATATATAGGTGAAGGATGCTGGGGAGCACCGCTTAAGAATAATGATGATACTAAATCCTGGACCCGTAATTCAGATTCGTTTAATCAATTTAAATGGATTTTTATTGACGAAAATAAAATGGAAGCCCGAACCATTAAAATTGATAATGCTACCCAGGTTATCCCTGTTTCTAATGACGATCGTTTTGCTATACCTGCTAACCTTGATATTTGGAAACCTTCTAATGGCAGTGTAGTAACTATTCTGAATTCTAATAATACAAGAAATGACCCTGATCTTATCAGTACGGTAGTTGTCGTATCTTACGGAGAAGATGATGTAGAAGAAGATAAGAATGGTAAAATTTTAAAAGAAAGCGATGAACTGGAATTGATTTATAATGATCAGAATAATGCAGGTGTTCAAAAAATAGGCTTACGATTCAGGTCTGTTTCTATACCCCAAAACGCCCTTATTAGTGAAGCATACCTACAATTTACAGCAGATGATAGCGAAAGTGAAGCTACTACCTTAGTGATAGGAATGGAAGATACCGCAGATGCTCTTCCATTTACGGATCAGGAAAATGTCTCGTCAAGAAATCAAATAAATGAAGTCGTTACCTGGTTTCCCAAAGAATGGATAGCAAACCAAGCCGGATTAGCGCAGCAATCACCAGACATAAAAAACTTAATACAAAAAATAGTAGCTAAGAAGGCTTGGAAAGAAGGAAATAGCATGGTAGTAACTATTGACGGTAAGGGTAATAGTCTACGTTCTCCTACTTCCAGAAGAACAGCAGAAAGTTTTGAAGCTGGTGTTACCAAAGCAGCAAAATTAATTGTTAGTTACAAAATTAATACTTTAAATATTTCATCATCAGAAATAATGGCAACGAATCTGGTAGTCTCCCCTAATCCTTTTGATGAAGATATAGAAATTTCAGGTCTTTTCCAGCGATTTAAGGCGCAGGAACGATATCATCTTGCTATCTATTCTATTAATGGTAAAGAAGTATACTCAGATAGTTTTTTCATAAAAAATGATAATACTATTAGTCGACTAAAAATTAAACCAAATATTACGAATACCGGAATGTATTTTATAAATATAAAAGACAATCAGGGCACTATTGTTTTTACTGAAAAAGTGTTCAAGCAATAA
- a CDS encoding outer membrane beta-barrel protein gives MKKITLTLLTLFCTIGIYAQQENKFRVDFGIGYTAPKGGGGILVNLEPKWNIKDNMAVGIRLGAAAMAKEIEISDDESSSEAKLSSNGSYVGTFEYNFNNGNSSFAPFVGAGIGYFSIANLEFSSSDTIEGQTSLDASGKIGGMLRTGFDWGKFRLAAEYNLIPESEVQNLNGDNTGEIANSYLGVSLGFFVGGGKWGR, from the coding sequence ATGAAAAAAATTACATTAACATTGTTAACTTTATTTTGCACTATTGGAATATATGCGCAACAAGAGAATAAATTTAGAGTAGACTTCGGTATAGGTTATACTGCTCCTAAAGGAGGTGGCGGTATTCTGGTAAACTTAGAACCTAAATGGAATATTAAAGATAATATGGCGGTAGGAATACGTCTGGGAGCCGCAGCTATGGCAAAAGAAATTGAAATTAGTGATGATGAATCTAGTTCAGAGGCTAAACTAAGTTCAAATGGTTCATATGTAGGAACTTTTGAGTATAACTTTAATAACGGAAACTCTTCATTTGCTCCATTTGTAGGAGCTGGTATTGGTTACTTTTCTATTGCCAATTTAGAATTTAGCAGTTCTGATACTATTGAAGGTCAAACCTCTTTAGACGCTTCCGGAAAGATCGGAGGTATGTTAAGAACTGGTTTTGACTGGGGTAAGTTTCGGCTAGCTGCAGAATATAATTTAATACCTGAATCAGAAGTACAGAATTTAAACGGTGATAATACCGGAGAAATAGCTAATAGCTACCTTGGTGTTTCTTTAGGCTTCTTTGTAGGCGGAGGAAAATGGGGTAGATAA
- a CDS encoding superoxide dismutase family protein — MKLRNIYFSIAIGIIFTSCKETVKKENTNETVDEVEETINEVDDVTEVESEAKTIEIQLTPKSESDVTGTVSFTEKDGMVTMSANLTGLAEGTHAIHLHEKADCSSPDGKSSGGHWNPTKQPHGKWGSQEGYHKGDIGNFKADASGAGSITFATNEWCIGCDDDNENILGKAIIVHQGTDDYTSQPSGAAGSRVSCGGVIQ; from the coding sequence ATGAAATTAAGGAATATATATTTTAGTATTGCTATAGGGATAATCTTTACTTCCTGTAAAGAAACTGTAAAAAAAGAAAATACAAATGAAACCGTAGATGAAGTTGAAGAGACTATAAATGAAGTGGATGATGTTACAGAAGTGGAAAGCGAAGCTAAAACTATTGAAATACAACTAACCCCCAAAAGTGAAAGTGACGTTACCGGAACCGTAAGCTTTACAGAAAAAGATGGAATGGTAACTATGAGTGCTAATCTTACCGGACTTGCAGAAGGAACTCACGCTATTCATTTACATGAAAAAGCAGACTGCTCTTCGCCGGATGGTAAGTCTTCCGGAGGGCATTGGAACCCTACTAAACAACCACATGGTAAATGGGGTTCGCAAGAAGGATATCACAAAGGGGATATTGGTAATTTTAAGGCAGATGCCAGTGGTGCCGGTAGTATTACCTTTGCTACTAACGAATGGTGTATTGGTTGTGATGATGACAATGAAAACATTTTAGGAAAAGCTATTATCGTACATCAGGGTACAGATGACTATACCTCACAACCTTCTGGTGCAGCAGGTAGTCGGGTAAGTTGTGGTGGTGTTATTCAATAG
- a CDS encoding LETM1-related biofilm-associated protein, translating into MNPSAAGWIIKYGRDLDAGKFQVLPPDQLYSILLRSGFIYGTSVTTVVDSSPTLSYSEEEITKINLFTALASIYYDTIENSSFQNFIDTLNEFYELINVRKSTFSFLKNWSGKPSEKLESIIHNRIQTTESPLKKNFSHLVTNALLFIDVLAFDHFLMNEEHPIQFASDLENLVSKTVLLALESKMQKNHSDELLIYLFANSVRYTTTSSNQKVLLKDLNLNLLQETFEKQYILDLVSLALWTDTYLDPREDAFVTTLGKKLQVPHTWVKECVAHVDQFITKHKNQIAYFNYSNPAHHFYKHSLRTVRILILRNKKRLLTEITESKDLVILLKQSTLRDLSEEERKKVRQQLLDICKSIPSFAIFIMPGGSLLLPVLIKFIPKLLPSAFNENTH; encoded by the coding sequence ATGAACCCTTCTGCCGCCGGCTGGATTATAAAATATGGTAGAGATCTGGATGCTGGTAAATTCCAAGTATTACCTCCGGACCAACTTTATTCTATTCTGTTAAGAAGCGGTTTTATCTACGGCACTTCGGTTACAACGGTTGTAGACAGTTCACCAACCCTATCCTATTCTGAGGAAGAAATTACTAAAATAAATCTTTTTACTGCCCTTGCTTCTATCTATTACGATACTATTGAAAATAGTTCTTTCCAAAATTTTATTGATACCCTGAATGAATTTTACGAACTTATAAACGTAAGGAAAAGTACTTTTTCTTTTTTGAAAAATTGGTCCGGAAAACCTTCTGAAAAGTTGGAAAGTATTATTCATAACCGGATACAGACTACTGAGTCACCTTTAAAAAAGAATTTTAGCCATTTAGTGACTAATGCTTTATTATTTATCGATGTACTTGCTTTTGATCATTTTCTAATGAATGAGGAGCATCCGATACAATTTGCCTCTGACCTGGAAAATCTGGTTTCTAAAACGGTTTTATTAGCTTTAGAATCCAAAATGCAAAAAAATCATTCGGATGAATTACTTATTTATTTATTTGCTAACTCTGTCAGATACACCACCACATCTTCCAATCAGAAAGTACTACTTAAAGACCTTAATTTAAACCTGCTACAAGAAACTTTTGAAAAACAATATATATTAGACCTGGTTAGTTTAGCATTATGGACAGATACGTATCTTGATCCAAGGGAAGATGCTTTTGTTACCACATTGGGTAAAAAACTTCAGGTTCCGCATACATGGGTTAAAGAATGTGTTGCCCACGTTGACCAATTTATTACTAAACATAAAAATCAGATAGCGTATTTTAATTATTCTAATCCGGCTCATCATTTTTACAAGCATAGCTTACGTACCGTACGTATTCTTATCCTACGTAATAAGAAACGTCTCTTAACTGAAATTACCGAAAGTAAAGACCTGGTAATTCTATTAAAGCAATCCACCCTACGGGACTTATCTGAAGAAGAACGTAAAAAAGTACGCCAACAACTCCTGGATATTTGTAAATCTATCCCCTCATTTGCCATATTTATAATGCCGGGAGGTAGTCTGTTACTTCCGGTACTTATCAAGTTTATCCCTAAATTATTACCTTCTGCTTTTAATGAAAATACACACTAA
- a CDS encoding RNA polymerase sigma factor, whose product MNKKLEHTFVLHLEENQNLVHKICRLYTNDRESHNDLFQEITIQLWKAFPEFRGEAKFSTWMYRVAINTAITLFRKSKRNIPTSEWETYAFKISDTEYDDQEDQQISILYKAVKQLNDIEKALVFLYLEDKSYCEISETMGISEVNARVKMNRVKIKLKKIINP is encoded by the coding sequence GTGAATAAAAAACTAGAACATACTTTTGTACTTCATCTGGAAGAGAATCAAAATCTCGTACATAAAATTTGCCGTTTATATACGAACGACAGAGAATCACACAACGACTTATTTCAAGAGATAACCATACAACTTTGGAAAGCCTTTCCGGAATTTCGTGGAGAGGCCAAGTTTAGTACCTGGATGTACCGGGTAGCAATTAATACGGCAATAACCTTATTTAGAAAGTCAAAGCGGAATATACCTACTTCAGAGTGGGAAACCTACGCCTTTAAGATATCAGATACCGAATATGATGATCAGGAAGATCAACAAATTAGTATTTTATATAAAGCAGTAAAACAACTTAATGATATTGAAAAAGCTTTAGTATTCTTATATTTGGAGGATAAAAGTTATTGTGAGATTTCAGAAACTATGGGGATTTCTGAAGTAAATGCACGGGTCAAAATGAACCGTGTAAAAATAAAGCTAAAAAAAATAATAAACCCCTGA
- a CDS encoding NAD(P)/FAD-dependent oxidoreductase yields MNIPFSNLPRLVIIGGGFAGVALAKKLVKKDVQLVVIDKHNYHTFQPLLYQVSTASLEPDSIAYPLRKIVKKGKNTYFRMAEVTAVDPVSKRISTNIGDISYNYLVIATGARTNFFGNTSIEANAMQMKNLPQALDLRSLMLENLEQAVITEDEDKRKELMRFVLAGAGPTGVELAGGIAELRQNVLPRDYPDMDFSEMEIHLIEGGERVLSPMSKHSSKKATQFLEELGVTIHLNTQVATYEDNLVTTNTDLSLQAATLIWSAGVTGAPIPGLPEQKLFKDSNRYSVNQYNQIEGYEDIFAIGDIAYMETASFPKGHPMVAQPAIQQGNHLAENIIRSLHGKAMEPFSYFDKGSMATVGRNKAVVDIGKLKFGGFFAWFIWMSVHLLFLVGFRNRFVTFFNWVYNYINFDKAARLIVRPFKKRHEFIEKV; encoded by the coding sequence ATGAATATTCCGTTTTCAAACTTACCCCGACTTGTGATTATTGGCGGAGGCTTTGCCGGAGTGGCATTGGCTAAAAAATTAGTAAAAAAAGATGTGCAATTGGTAGTTATCGATAAACATAACTATCACACGTTTCAACCCTTGCTTTACCAGGTATCTACTGCCTCTCTGGAACCTGATTCGATTGCTTACCCGCTTCGCAAAATTGTTAAAAAAGGTAAGAATACTTATTTCCGGATGGCAGAAGTTACTGCGGTTGATCCGGTATCTAAACGGATTTCTACAAACATCGGAGATATATCCTATAATTATCTGGTTATTGCTACGGGTGCGCGAACCAATTTTTTTGGTAATACTTCTATTGAAGCAAATGCCATGCAGATGAAAAACCTGCCGCAAGCTTTGGATTTACGGAGTTTAATGTTAGAGAACCTGGAGCAAGCCGTAATTACGGAAGACGAAGACAAACGTAAAGAATTAATGCGTTTTGTTCTTGCCGGAGCTGGTCCAACCGGAGTTGAGTTAGCCGGAGGAATCGCGGAACTTCGTCAAAATGTATTGCCCCGGGATTATCCGGATATGGATTTTAGCGAAATGGAAATACATCTTATTGAAGGCGGTGAACGAGTGCTTTCACCCATGAGTAAACATTCTTCAAAAAAAGCAACTCAATTTTTAGAAGAATTAGGAGTTACCATTCATTTAAATACCCAAGTTGCCACCTATGAAGATAACTTAGTCACTACAAATACAGATTTATCGTTACAAGCTGCTACCCTTATATGGAGTGCCGGGGTCACCGGAGCTCCTATACCCGGTTTACCGGAACAAAAATTATTTAAAGATTCTAATCGGTACAGCGTTAATCAATACAATCAGATTGAGGGATACGAAGATATTTTTGCCATTGGAGACATTGCTTATATGGAAACAGCGTCTTTTCCTAAAGGACATCCGATGGTAGCACAACCTGCCATACAACAAGGAAACCATCTTGCTGAAAACATTATAAGAAGTTTACATGGAAAAGCAATGGAACCTTTCTCTTATTTTGACAAGGGATCTATGGCAACGGTGGGACGGAATAAAGCCGTAGTAGATATCGGTAAATTAAAATTTGGCGGGTTTTTTGCCTGGTTTATCTGGATGTCCGTACATCTTTTATTTTTGGTTGGTTTTAGAAATCGATTTGTTACCTTTTTTAATTGGGTATACAATTACATAAATTTTGATAAAGCCGCCCGATTAATTGTCAGGCCTTTTAAAAAAAGACATGAATTTATAGAAAAAGTATAA
- a CDS encoding DUF2141 domain-containing protein, producing MKKYLTTIFILLITTIMSSQNQNSRVEVTIENIKNDKGIILVGLYKDPAKFLKIPFKYEKIKAKKGSVNCTFMDVAPGEYAISLFHDENENGKLDTNFIGIPKEAYGVSNNAKNTFSAPEWKNAKFTVSDGKTVTHNIKL from the coding sequence ATGAAAAAGTATCTCACAACAATATTTATCTTATTAATTACTACCATTATGTCTTCTCAGAATCAAAATAGCCGTGTGGAGGTTACTATAGAAAATATTAAAAATGATAAAGGAATTATTCTTGTAGGTCTTTATAAAGATCCTGCAAAGTTTTTAAAGATACCTTTTAAATACGAAAAAATAAAAGCAAAAAAGGGTTCGGTAAATTGTACTTTTATGGATGTAGCGCCAGGAGAATATGCGATCTCTCTTTTTCATGATGAAAATGAAAACGGTAAATTAGATACGAATTTTATAGGTATTCCTAAAGAAGCCTACGGGGTAAGTAACAATGCAAAAAATACCTTTAGCGCACCAGAATGGAAAAATGCAAAATTTACTGTAAGTGATGGTAAAACTGTTACGCATAATATTAAGTTGTAA
- a CDS encoding 2TM domain-containing protein, with translation MANFIKHLGKAFLIGNIIFLMFLIVYYFTGVEFHLNIHFFLEYAQNIIFSVVIYMANGYLFHYLQIYFRGQFFKRGNFIFSCVLSVITSVTCIFLVRLFLKITLHEQSISQFISSERPEYYIIALILSITVTAIFYGINYYRYTQESKIKEQKIIAGTASAKFVALKNQLDPHFLFNSLNVLTSLIEENPQMAQKFTTSLSKVYRYVLEQKDKELITVAEELKFAKTYMTLLKLRFEDSIVFEIMETYDDPDAKIVPLSLQILLENAVKHNIVTATQPLRIKIYEREGFLVVENNLQPKNVMVQSSGVGLSNIKQRYGLLTKKEFTITKTAKVFSAELPILTKQILAAQMITANYSLSSDEKYIRARKKVQKIKEFYSNLASYCIVIPILAFINYQTIRFRFPWFLFPLFGWGIGLIFHYIEAFDWHPIFGKNWQQKRIKKYMNEF, from the coding sequence ATGGCAAATTTTATAAAACACTTAGGAAAAGCATTTTTAATTGGAAATATTATTTTTCTGATGTTTTTGATAGTCTACTACTTTACCGGAGTTGAATTTCATTTGAATATTCATTTTTTTCTGGAATACGCACAAAATATTATTTTTTCTGTAGTAATCTATATGGCTAACGGATACCTATTTCACTATTTACAAATCTATTTTAGAGGGCAGTTTTTTAAACGTGGTAATTTTATATTTAGTTGCGTATTATCTGTTATCACTTCTGTGACGTGTATTTTTTTAGTACGATTGTTTTTAAAAATAACTTTACATGAACAATCCATTTCTCAATTTATTAGTAGCGAACGACCTGAATATTATATAATTGCACTGATATTATCCATCACAGTTACCGCTATTTTCTACGGAATTAACTATTATCGCTACACGCAGGAGTCTAAAATAAAAGAGCAAAAAATTATTGCCGGAACTGCTTCGGCAAAATTTGTAGCCTTAAAAAATCAGTTGGATCCTCACTTTTTATTTAATAGCCTAAATGTTCTGACCTCTCTTATTGAAGAAAATCCGCAAATGGCGCAAAAGTTTACGACTTCGCTATCAAAAGTTTACCGATACGTGCTGGAACAAAAAGACAAAGAATTAATAACCGTTGCTGAAGAATTAAAGTTTGCTAAAACTTATATGACCTTATTAAAATTGAGGTTCGAAGATAGCATTGTATTTGAAATTATGGAAACCTATGATGACCCGGATGCTAAAATCGTACCCTTATCCTTACAAATTCTTCTAGAAAATGCAGTAAAACACAATATTGTGACGGCAACACAACCTTTACGAATTAAAATCTACGAACGAGAAGGGTTTCTAGTAGTTGAAAATAACTTACAACCCAAAAACGTCATGGTACAAAGTAGCGGGGTAGGCCTAAGTAATATTAAACAGCGTTACGGATTGCTTACTAAAAAGGAATTTACCATTACTAAAACCGCTAAAGTTTTTAGTGCGGAATTACCCATATTAACCAAACAAATCTTAGCAGCACAAATGATTACAGCAAATTACAGTTTATCTTCTGATGAGAAATACATCAGGGCCCGGAAAAAAGTTCAAAAAATAAAGGAGTTTTATAGCAACCTGGCATCCTACTGCATTGTTATCCCAATCCTTGCCTTTATTAATTACCAGACGATTAGGTTTCGTTTTCCCTGGTTTCTATTTCCGCTTTTTGGTTGGGGGATCGGTTTAATTTTTCATTATATAGAAGCCTTTGACTGGCATCCTATTTTCGGAAAAAACTGGCAACAAAAACGGATTAAAAAATATATGAACGAATTTTAA
- a CDS encoding 2TM domain-containing protein, translating into MENQIKKEAAYALAKERVIKEKKFYNHLIIFIVINIFIMLVNSKFDFSSQRWMEWNFYVSPFFWGIGLLIHGLRTFNQNLFFSKNWEERKIKQFMEEDTL; encoded by the coding sequence ATGGAAAATCAAATAAAAAAAGAAGCTGCTTATGCCCTGGCAAAAGAACGGGTGATTAAAGAAAAAAAATTTTACAACCACTTAATCATCTTTATAGTTATCAATATATTTATAATGCTGGTGAATTCCAAATTTGACTTTTCTAGTCAACGCTGGATGGAATGGAATTTTTATGTATCCCCGTTTTTTTGGGGGATCGGACTACTTATACATGGTTTAAGAACTTTTAATCAAAACTTATTTTTTAGTAAAAATTGGGAAGAACGAAAGATTAAACAATTTATGGAAGAAGACACTTTGTAA
- a CDS encoding 2TM domain-containing protein — MIPPIQNETEKYYLAKKRVEEEKAFYQNLISYLIFTFLFGGFNYYVNQWDYPWFLWGALGWGIGVAFHAMKTFQILPFLGKDWEQRKIREYMEQEQNTNLWE, encoded by the coding sequence ATGATACCACCTATCCAAAATGAAACAGAAAAATACTACCTCGCTAAAAAGAGGGTTGAAGAAGAGAAAGCGTTTTATCAAAATTTGATTTCTTATCTAATATTTACTTTTCTTTTCGGCGGTTTTAATTACTACGTAAATCAATGGGATTACCCCTGGTTCTTGTGGGGAGCTTTAGGTTGGGGAATCGGAGTAGCCTTTCATGCTATGAAAACTTTTCAAATCCTTCCTTTTTTAGGTAAAGATTGGGAACAGCGTAAAATTAGGGAATATATGGAGCAAGAGCAGAATACGAATCTATGGGAATAG
- a CDS encoding amidohydrolase family protein, protein MKLLLFLYVCGSITLTAQSSLRIENITLFDGDQVIKNTVIQVENGKIVEIGKSAKKVDTIIDGTGKFVIPGMINAHVHAWGLGSLQQAAKAGVLSVLDMHGHEPSQSGLVKYKDSTGYARYFKAGFAATAPGGHGTQYGFPVPTLEKPEDAKAFITERIANGADYIKVIVEPWKTTLSHQTVKAIIEESHKSNRKVVVHVSKMDDGYQVLKNGADGLVHIWSDQQIPDKMLKELTDQKTFFVIPTLLTNILVQKAYFQKTEEETEKVKQFLLAEIKRLYDAGVTLLAGTDPPNANINYGTDLYKEIQLLTEAGIPALDALKSATSYTAQQFQLKDIGKLKAGYDADFIVLIKNPLEDITNLNSIEYIWKKGKQLSLK, encoded by the coding sequence ATGAAACTACTACTATTTTTATACGTTTGCGGTTCTATAACCCTAACGGCACAATCTTCTTTACGTATCGAAAATATTACCCTTTTTGATGGAGATCAGGTCATCAAAAACACCGTGATACAGGTTGAAAACGGAAAAATTGTTGAAATAGGTAAATCAGCAAAAAAAGTAGACACTATAATTGACGGTACGGGTAAGTTTGTAATACCCGGTATGATTAATGCGCATGTACATGCCTGGGGTCTAGGTTCGTTACAACAAGCAGCAAAGGCAGGAGTTCTTTCCGTTTTAGATATGCACGGTCATGAACCTTCTCAATCCGGTCTGGTCAAATATAAAGATTCTACGGGGTATGCTCGGTATTTTAAAGCAGGGTTTGCAGCTACTGCTCCTGGCGGACACGGGACACAATATGGTTTTCCGGTTCCCACACTCGAAAAACCGGAAGATGCAAAAGCCTTTATCACAGAACGGATAGCTAATGGAGCGGATTATATCAAAGTAATCGTAGAACCCTGGAAGACAACACTCTCACATCAAACGGTAAAGGCAATAATTGAAGAAAGCCATAAAAGCAATAGAAAGGTAGTAGTGCATGTATCAAAAATGGACGATGGCTACCAGGTATTAAAAAATGGAGCTGATGGATTGGTTCATATCTGGAGTGATCAACAAATTCCGGATAAAATGCTTAAAGAACTAACTGATCAAAAAACCTTTTTTGTCATTCCTACCTTATTAACGAATATCTTGGTTCAAAAAGCCTATTTCCAAAAAACTGAGGAAGAAACAGAAAAAGTAAAACAATTTCTATTAGCAGAAATTAAGCGATTATATGATGCTGGAGTTACCCTTCTGGCAGGAACGGACCCACCCAATGCTAATATTAATTACGGAACGGATTTATACAAAGAGATACAATTACTTACTGAAGCTGGAATACCCGCTTTAGACGCTTTAAAAAGCGCTACATCTTATACCGCGCAACAATTTCAATTAAAAGATATTGGAAAGCTTAAAGCAGGATACGACGCTGATTTTATAGTACTTATAAAAAATCCTTTGGAGGACATAACCAATTTGAATAGTATAGAATACATTTGGAAAAAAGGAAAACAACTCTCCCTAAAATAG
- a CDS encoding LytR/AlgR family response regulator transcription factor, with protein MNVLIIEDEKPAARRLQRMLANLGISKTILLHSVKESIEWFLNNEHPNLILLDIQLSDGLSFEIFDQVTINSAIIFTTAYDEYALRAFKLNSIDYLLKPIDDEELEAAIQKYQNQATPVNTLHMDFKEIRKLLNQPAEPTYKRRFTVKVGQHLKIIAVQDIECFYSENKGTYLHTKNGRNYLLDVTLDALEGQLNPQNFFRINRKFYVHLDAIKDIISYTNSRLQLKLNSYQEAEVIVARDRVKSFKEWLG; from the coding sequence ATGAATGTTTTAATCATTGAAGACGAAAAACCAGCTGCTCGTAGATTACAACGAATGCTGGCAAACCTGGGCATTTCCAAGACCATCCTTTTACATTCGGTTAAAGAATCCATTGAATGGTTTTTAAATAACGAGCATCCTAATCTGATTTTATTGGACATACAATTAAGTGATGGATTATCTTTTGAAATCTTTGACCAGGTAACTATTAACAGTGCTATCATTTTTACAACAGCCTATGATGAATACGCGCTTCGTGCTTTTAAGTTAAATAGTATCGATTACTTGCTTAAACCCATTGATGATGAAGAACTGGAAGCTGCCATTCAAAAATATCAGAATCAAGCTACCCCAGTGAACACTTTACACATGGATTTTAAAGAAATCCGAAAGCTGTTAAATCAACCTGCAGAACCTACTTATAAGAGAAGATTTACGGTCAAAGTCGGACAACATTTAAAAATTATAGCAGTGCAAGATATTGAATGTTTTTATTCTGAAAATAAAGGAACTTATCTCCATACAAAAAACGGGCGTAATTATTTGCTTGATGTAACCCTGGACGCTCTGGAAGGTCAGTTAAACCCTCAAAACTTCTTTAGGATTAATAGAAAGTTTTATGTGCATCTGGATGCTATCAAAGATATTATATCCTATACCAACTCTCGGCTACAACTAAAATTAAACTCGTATCAAGAAGCAGAAGTCATTGTCGCCCGAGACCGGGTAAAAAGCTTTAAAGAATGGTTAGGGTAA